A section of the Cyanobacterium stanieri LEGE 03274 genome encodes:
- a CDS encoding folate/biopterin family MFS transporter, which translates to MFINIYQPDKVKKFIEDKILFGNELTPELAAILTVYFVQGILGLARLAVSFFLKDELMLSPAQVSALMGVAAIPWVTKPIIGFFSDSKPLFSYRRRSYLILSGFLGAIAWLSLATIVSNAWGATVAILMTSLSVAMSDVIVDSVVVERARNESLETAGSLQSVTWGCSALGGIITAYFSGLLLEYFSASQVFMVTACFPLIVVGVAWLIIEKPVMEEEETPSAWNQTKQLWNTLKQKTILAPVIFIALWQGTPSADSAFFFFTTNELGFQAEFLGRVRLVTSVASLIGVFCYQKWLKQISFRVMLGWSVVLSSLLGMTSLILVTHFNRTLGIDDHWFSLGDSLILTVMGQIAFMPVLVLSARLCPEGIEASFFALLMSIWNFAGLISHELGALLTDWLGVTETDFSNLALLLLITNLSSLLPLFLINFLPNHDPQEVASVNLPISEVYEHHSPGAIASSDIMPEVVYSSSNRRPQQIKEN; encoded by the coding sequence ATGTTTATTAATATTTATCAACCAGATAAGGTGAAAAAGTTCATTGAAGATAAAATCTTATTCGGTAATGAGCTTACCCCTGAATTGGCAGCTATTTTAACGGTATATTTTGTTCAAGGTATTTTGGGTTTGGCGAGGTTGGCGGTGAGCTTTTTCCTTAAGGATGAGTTAATGTTATCCCCGGCGCAGGTGTCTGCTTTGATGGGGGTGGCGGCCATTCCTTGGGTTACTAAACCGATTATTGGTTTTTTTAGTGATAGTAAGCCTTTATTTTCTTATCGTCGTCGTAGTTATCTTATTTTATCAGGTTTTTTAGGGGCGATCGCATGGCTTAGTTTAGCTACCATTGTTAGTAATGCTTGGGGCGCTACGGTGGCCATTTTAATGACTTCTTTATCGGTGGCCATGAGTGATGTTATCGTTGATTCTGTGGTGGTAGAAAGGGCAAGGAATGAATCCCTAGAAACCGCTGGTTCACTGCAATCGGTAACTTGGGGTTGTTCGGCATTGGGGGGAATTATTACCGCCTATTTCAGTGGTTTATTGTTGGAATATTTCAGCGCCTCCCAGGTGTTTATGGTAACGGCTTGTTTTCCTCTGATTGTGGTGGGGGTAGCGTGGTTAATTATCGAAAAACCTGTCATGGAGGAGGAAGAAACGCCGAGCGCATGGAATCAAACAAAGCAGTTATGGAATACCCTCAAACAAAAAACTATTTTAGCCCCTGTAATTTTCATTGCCCTCTGGCAAGGCACTCCTAGCGCCGATTCTGCTTTTTTCTTTTTTACGACTAATGAGTTAGGATTTCAGGCGGAATTTTTGGGGCGGGTGCGATTGGTGACGAGTGTGGCTTCTTTAATTGGGGTGTTTTGTTATCAGAAATGGTTGAAACAAATTTCTTTTCGGGTGATGTTGGGTTGGAGTGTGGTTTTATCTTCTTTGTTGGGGATGACGAGTTTAATTTTGGTTACCCATTTTAATCGTACTTTAGGTATTGATGATCATTGGTTTAGTTTGGGTGATAGTCTGATATTGACGGTAATGGGGCAAATTGCTTTTATGCCTGTGTTGGTGTTATCTGCCCGTCTTTGCCCCGAGGGGATTGAGGCAAGTTTTTTTGCCTTATTGATGTCTATCTGGAATTTTGCGGGGTTAATTTCCCATGAATTGGGGGCTTTATTGACTGATTGGTTAGGGGTAACGGAAACGGATTTTTCTAATTTAGCTTTATTATTGCTGATTACTAATTTATCTAGTTTGTTGCCTTTATTTTTGATTAATTTTTTACCTAACCATGATCCGCAGGAGGTGGCTTCTGTTAATCTTCCTATATCTGAGGTTTACGAGCATCATAGTCCTGGGGCGATCGCCTCTAGTGATATAATGCCCGAGGTGGTTTATTCTTCTAGTAATAGACGCCCACAGCAAATTAAGGAAAACTAA
- the hpf gene encoding ribosome hibernation-promoting factor, HPF/YfiA family: MKLLIQGNNIEVTDSIHNYVEEKLEKAVKHFQNLASKVDVHLSVARNARISNKHKAEVTVYANGTVIRAQENSESLYASIDLVSDKITRQLRKYKERNLDKKIHPVEKTVEAIEDKPVEDSLIGDRHAELPEEVVRMKYFAMESMTIDEAKEQLQLVDHDFYMFRNKETNEINVIYIRNHGGFGVIQPRASK, encoded by the coding sequence ATGAAACTATTAATTCAAGGAAACAATATCGAAGTCACAGATTCTATCCATAATTATGTAGAGGAAAAACTAGAAAAAGCAGTTAAGCATTTCCAAAATTTAGCTAGTAAAGTGGATGTTCATCTATCCGTTGCCCGTAATGCTCGTATCAGTAATAAACATAAAGCAGAAGTAACAGTTTATGCTAACGGAACAGTAATTAGGGCGCAGGAAAATAGTGAAAGTTTGTACGCCAGTATTGATTTAGTTTCCGATAAAATTACTCGTCAATTACGCAAATATAAAGAAAGAAATCTCGACAAGAAAATTCATCCCGTCGAAAAAACCGTAGAAGCCATCGAAGATAAACCCGTGGAAGATAGTTTAATAGGCGATCGCCACGCCGAACTACCCGAAGAAGTGGTAAGAATGAAATACTTTGCCATGGAATCCATGACCATTGATGAAGCCAAAGAACAACTACAATTAGTAGATCATGACTTCTATATGTTCCGCAATAAAGAAACCAATGAGATTAACGTTATCTACATCAGAAACCATGGCGGTTTTGGAGTCATTCAACCCCGAGCCAGTAAATAA
- a CDS encoding PAS domain S-box protein has protein sequence MNSSSALPPYIEHNFVTVNPQTPILKVIEQMNQGKKMLDDAPSQPLTYAFVEDNFRLVGLVTPRDIVSWLGDKLPLESLTVVRVMRKKFFTHSQDELNNINDLINLFSQQSIDVLTIVDSQGKGIGIITPQSLLKEINISVNSSCENHKKIEQQNHRLAYFLESSLNEILVFSPDTLQILYANKRAIDNLGFPWQILSKMIAVDIKPEFNEKQFQTKIEPLRTQEKELLIYQTIHQRADKSQYPVEVHLQLIREENQDVFLAMIIDITERKKNELALIESEARWQLAVEGSGDGTWDWNPQTDEVHFSRQWKRMLGYEDWEISDRLQEWSDRVHPDDLKSCYRDIERYLKGETPIYQNEHRLKCKNGQYKWILDRGQVIERDSHGRPSRFIGTHSDIDYRKIIEVALKESEKKFRILVNNAPVGIFQTDEQGLCHYVNPQWLKMTGMTYNEAMEVGWAKALHPEDKERVFEEWHNSIINNIPFVSTYRFINQKNHKVCWVSGNGVTIKNEEGKVTGYFGTILDITALKNSEEKYRRIVETTTEGIWMIDKNGNTNFVNAQMGEMLGYSAEEMLGKPLFYFMDQEAKNLAKKYLKRLVQGIKEQHDFRFTRKDGSDLWAIVSTTPNINEKGEYLGSLAMITDISDRRQTELALIEFKHTLQQLALHIPGMIFQYRLRPDGSSHFPYASDGIKQIFQLTPEEVKDDATPVFNIIHPEDMEKVRQLLQESTQDLRLCYCEYRICRQDGSIIWVSGHSTPTTQADGSIIWHGYICDISDRIKTQQELIKAKETAEKATKSKSAFLAMMSHEIRTPMNGVIGMTGLLLDTKLTPQQKEFVEIIRSSGESLLTIINDILDFSKIESGNLELEKQTFNLVKCIESIFDLLQFQAKKKNLQFSYYYSSELPQIFIGDVTRIRQILVNLLGNALKFTEKGKVTLTVTGFKIDDYQTNNKNQPYQIKFAIKDTGIGIPKQRQNRLFKSFTQIDSSINRKYGGTGLGLVISKLLTEKMGGKIWVNSDIGMGATFYFTVKVTTMEEKQPIKNNTLIHQPKSSTHKKTLKILLAEDNNVNQKVALLSLKKIGHLADVVSNGLEVIEALKRQHYDVILMDIQMPEMDGLEATRWIRNNYPSSQQPHIIAMTAGAMEGDRTLCLDAGMNGYISKPIDLESLKQILVKN, from the coding sequence ATGAATTCGTCATCGGCTTTACCACCATACATTGAACATAACTTTGTCACTGTAAATCCTCAAACACCGATTCTGAAAGTCATTGAACAGATGAATCAGGGAAAAAAAATGCTTGATGATGCCCCATCTCAACCACTAACATATGCCTTTGTGGAAGATAATTTCCGTTTGGTTGGATTAGTTACCCCAAGGGATATTGTGTCATGGTTAGGGGATAAATTGCCCTTAGAATCCCTTACCGTTGTGCGGGTAATGAGAAAAAAATTCTTCACCCATAGCCAAGATGAATTAAACAATATCAATGATTTAATTAATTTATTTTCTCAACAAAGTATTGATGTTTTAACCATTGTAGATAGTCAGGGTAAAGGAATTGGTATCATTACCCCCCAAAGTTTACTAAAAGAGATAAATATATCCGTCAACTCTTCTTGTGAAAATCATAAAAAAATTGAGCAACAAAACCATCGTTTAGCTTATTTTTTAGAATCAAGTCTCAATGAAATCTTAGTTTTTTCCCCTGATACCTTACAAATTTTATACGCCAATAAAAGGGCGATCGATAACTTAGGTTTTCCATGGCAAATCTTAAGCAAAATGATTGCCGTTGATATTAAACCAGAATTTAACGAAAAACAATTTCAGACAAAAATTGAACCCCTACGCACACAAGAAAAAGAATTATTAATTTATCAAACTATCCACCAAAGGGCTGATAAGAGTCAGTATCCCGTAGAAGTTCATTTACAACTAATTAGGGAGGAAAATCAAGATGTATTTTTAGCCATGATTATTGACATTACCGAACGCAAAAAAAATGAACTGGCTTTAATTGAAAGTGAAGCTAGGTGGCAATTAGCCGTGGAAGGTTCGGGGGATGGCACTTGGGATTGGAATCCTCAAACCGATGAGGTGCATTTTTCTAGGCAGTGGAAACGAATGTTAGGATATGAAGATTGGGAAATAAGCGATCGCCTCCAGGAATGGAGTGACAGGGTGCATCCTGACGACCTCAAATCCTGTTACCGAGACATTGAAAGGTATTTGAAGGGAGAAACCCCCATTTATCAAAATGAACATCGATTAAAGTGTAAAAATGGGCAATATAAGTGGATATTAGATCGAGGCCAAGTAATCGAAAGGGATTCCCATGGCCGCCCCAGCAGATTTATCGGCACCCATAGCGACATTGATTATCGCAAAATTATTGAAGTGGCCCTCAAAGAAAGTGAAAAAAAATTCCGAATTTTAGTCAATAATGCCCCCGTGGGTATTTTTCAAACCGATGAACAGGGATTATGTCATTATGTTAATCCTCAATGGTTAAAGATGACTGGTATGACATATAACGAAGCTATGGAGGTTGGTTGGGCAAAGGCACTACACCCAGAGGATAAAGAGCGAGTTTTTGAGGAGTGGCATAATTCTATTATTAATAATATTCCTTTTGTTTCCACCTACCGTTTTATTAATCAAAAAAATCACAAAGTTTGTTGGGTATCTGGGAATGGAGTAACCATCAAAAATGAAGAAGGAAAGGTAACGGGGTATTTTGGCACAATCCTTGATATTACTGCCCTAAAAAACAGTGAAGAAAAATATCGTCGTATCGTTGAAACCACCACCGAAGGAATTTGGATGATTGACAAAAATGGTAACACTAACTTTGTTAACGCTCAAATGGGAGAGATGTTAGGTTATAGCGCAGAAGAAATGTTGGGTAAACCTTTATTTTATTTTATGGATCAAGAGGCTAAAAATTTAGCTAAAAAATATCTCAAAAGACTGGTGCAGGGAATTAAAGAGCAACATGATTTTCGTTTTACCCGTAAAGATGGTTCTGATTTATGGGCGATCGTTTCTACTACTCCCAATATTAACGAAAAGGGTGAATATCTTGGTAGTTTAGCCATGATAACGGATATAAGCGATCGCCGCCAAACCGAACTCGCCTTAATTGAATTTAAACACACATTACAACAACTAGCCCTACACATCCCTGGCATGATTTTTCAATATCGTCTTCGCCCCGACGGTAGTTCCCATTTTCCCTACGCCAGTGACGGTATCAAACAAATATTTCAACTCACCCCAGAAGAAGTAAAAGACGATGCTACCCCCGTATTTAACATTATTCATCCCGAAGATATGGAAAAGGTTCGCCAATTACTCCAAGAATCAACTCAAGATCTAAGGTTATGTTATTGTGAATACCGTATCTGTCGTCAAGATGGAAGCATAATTTGGGTTTCGGGACATTCTACCCCCACCACACAAGCCGATGGAAGCATTATCTGGCATGGTTATATTTGTGATATAAGCGATCGCATTAAAACCCAACAGGAGTTAATCAAAGCCAAAGAAACCGCCGAAAAAGCCACCAAATCAAAAAGTGCATTTTTAGCCATGATGAGCCATGAAATTCGTACTCCCATGAATGGAGTAATCGGCATGACAGGCTTATTATTAGACACTAAATTAACCCCCCAACAAAAAGAATTTGTTGAAATTATCCGTAGTAGTGGAGAAAGTTTATTAACCATCATTAACGATATTCTCGACTTTTCCAAAATTGAATCAGGAAACCTAGAGTTAGAAAAACAAACCTTTAACTTAGTCAAATGTATTGAAAGTATCTTTGATTTATTACAATTTCAAGCTAAAAAGAAAAACTTACAATTTAGCTATTATTATTCTTCCGAGCTTCCCCAAATATTTATCGGTGATGTAACCCGCATCCGTCAAATTTTAGTTAATCTTTTGGGAAATGCCCTCAAATTTACAGAAAAAGGAAAAGTCACCCTCACGGTGACAGGTTTTAAAATTGATGATTATCAAACCAATAATAAAAATCAGCCATATCAGATTAAATTTGCCATTAAGGATACTGGTATCGGTATTCCTAAACAAAGACAAAATCGACTATTTAAATCTTTCACTCAAATAGATTCTTCCATTAACCGTAAATATGGAGGAACAGGATTAGGCCTAGTTATCAGTAAATTATTAACCGAAAAGATGGGCGGAAAAATCTGGGTAAACAGTGACATCGGCATGGGGGCAACCTTTTATTTCACCGTCAAAGTTACTACTATGGAAGAAAAACAACCCATAAAAAATAATACATTAATTCATCAACCTAAATCATCCACCCATAAAAAAACCCTCAAAATTCTTTTAGCCGAAGATAATAACGTCAATCAAAAAGTAGCCCTACTTAGTCTCAAAAAAATAGGCCATCTAGCCGATGTGGTATCCAATGGTTTAGAAGTTATTGAAGCCCTAAAACGTCAGCATTATGATGTTATTTTGATGGATATACAAATGCCCGAAATGGACGGTTTAGAAGCTACCCGTTGGATTAGAAATAATTATCCTTCATCTCAACAACCCCATATTATTGCCATGACAGCAGGGGCTATGGAGGGCGATCGCACTTTATGTCTTGATGCAGGAATGAATGGTTATATCTCTAAACCCATTGATTTAGAAAGTTTAAAACAGATTTTAGTCAAAAATTAG
- the crtB gene encoding 15-cis-phytoene synthase CrtB → MLQLPKKLKPKHPLASVEESYEYCRQVTAKYSKTFYLGTLLMPKQKRKAIWAIYVWCRRTDELVDGPQAKFTTPETLDLWETQLESVFDGQPIDDPDVALVDTLSHFPMDIQPFRDMIAGQRMDLYRNRYDTFEELDLYCYRVAGTVGLMSSAVLGVDDRNVSVPWNRQSIIVPEQEAIALGIANQLTNILRDVGEDIDRNRIYLPLEDLAKFDYTEEDLFNKVIDDRWRNLMRFEIKRARKYYVDAERGIRALNPDGRWPVWTALMLYQGILDVIEKNDYDVFNRRAFVPTPNKMLYLPVAWLRAQAL, encoded by the coding sequence ATGCTGCAACTGCCTAAAAAATTAAAACCAAAACACCCCCTAGCTTCCGTCGAGGAGTCCTATGAATATTGTCGTCAAGTAACGGCTAAGTATTCCAAGACCTTTTATCTTGGTACTTTGTTGATGCCCAAACAAAAAAGAAAGGCAATCTGGGCTATCTATGTCTGGTGTCGTCGTACTGATGAATTAGTGGATGGCCCTCAGGCTAAATTTACCACCCCTGAAACCCTTGATTTGTGGGAAACTCAATTGGAGTCGGTATTTGATGGTCAACCCATTGATGATCCTGATGTGGCTCTGGTAGATACCCTTAGCCATTTTCCTATGGATATTCAACCCTTTAGGGATATGATAGCTGGTCAGAGAATGGATTTGTATCGTAACCGCTATGATACTTTTGAGGAGTTAGATTTATATTGTTATCGTGTGGCAGGTACGGTGGGCTTGATGTCTTCGGCGGTGTTGGGGGTTGACGATCGCAATGTCAGCGTCCCTTGGAATCGTCAATCTATCATTGTACCTGAACAAGAGGCGATCGCCCTTGGTATTGCCAATCAACTCACCAACATTTTAAGGGATGTGGGAGAGGATATTGATCGTAATCGTATTTACTTACCCCTAGAGGATTTAGCCAAATTTGACTACACTGAGGAAGATTTATTTAACAAAGTAATTGATGATCGTTGGCGTAATTTAATGAGGTTTGAGATCAAACGAGCCAGAAAGTATTATGTGGATGCAGAGAGGGGTATCAGGGCTTTAAACCCCGATGGTCGTTGGCCTGTGTGGACTGCTTTAATGTTGTATCAAGGTATTCTCGATGTCATTGAAAAAAATGATTACGATGTTTTTAACCGTCGTGCTTTTGTACCAACTCCCAACAAAATGCTTTATCTTCCTGTGGCATGGTTGAGGGCTCAAGCTCTTTAA
- the pstB gene encoding phosphate ABC transporter ATP-binding protein PstB, whose product MSPELDKNIAQEPLVQIENVDVYYGTHKAVAGVNLDIPKNNAVAFIGPSGCGKSTILRCINRMNDLVASARVKGRITFKGKDIYAKSVDPVGLRSRIGMVFQKPNPFPKSIYENIAWGARLNGYQGNMDDLVEDSLRKAAVWDEVKDKLKQSGLALSGGQQQRLCIARTIAIQPDVILMDEPCSALDPISTLKVEESIHELKRNYTIIIVTHNMQQASRVSDLTAFFNARSVEGGGGKLGYLVEYDKTENIFQNPAEEATQQYVSGRFG is encoded by the coding sequence ATGAGTCCAGAATTAGATAAAAATATAGCACAAGAACCCCTAGTCCAGATCGAAAACGTAGATGTCTATTATGGCACTCATAAAGCCGTGGCAGGAGTCAACCTAGACATCCCCAAAAATAACGCCGTAGCCTTCATCGGGCCTTCTGGATGCGGAAAAAGCACCATCCTCAGATGTATCAACCGCATGAATGACTTAGTCGCCAGCGCCAGAGTTAAAGGCAGAATTACCTTCAAAGGTAAAGATATTTATGCCAAATCCGTTGATCCTGTGGGTTTAAGATCTAGAATTGGTATGGTATTCCAAAAACCCAACCCCTTCCCCAAATCCATCTACGAAAACATCGCCTGGGGTGCAAGACTCAATGGCTATCAAGGCAATATGGATGACTTAGTAGAAGATTCCCTACGCAAAGCGGCCGTCTGGGATGAAGTGAAAGACAAACTCAAACAGAGTGGTTTAGCCCTTTCAGGGGGGCAACAACAGCGCTTGTGTATCGCCCGTACCATCGCCATTCAACCTGATGTTATTTTAATGGATGAACCTTGCTCGGCGCTAGATCCTATTTCCACCCTTAAGGTAGAAGAATCCATCCACGAATTAAAGCGTAACTACACCATCATCATCGTTACCCACAATATGCAACAGGCTTCAAGGGTATCCGATTTAACTGCCTTTTTTAATGCCCGTAGTGTTGAGGGAGGAGGGGGCAAATTAGGTTATTTGGTGGAATATGATAAAACTGAAAATATTTTCCAAAATCCAGCCGAGGAAGCTACCCAACAATATGTCAGTGGCCGTTTTGGTTAA
- a CDS encoding N-acetylmuramoyl-L-alanine amidase — protein MIKSNKLFSFLGLMVLGITIPNYVDNIIKPVQAQSQPLKIVYPPHNHQTVARSIFFIGSAPQGATVSVNGENIDTSTQGFFAPSFPLQMGENTFIIRSQNQEIRKVITRNADQPSEEDLNSLAPNLVYPRVDIARLADELVCFEAIAPKDAQISVKLSQNTVKLEPNPSIVNLPPNSAVLNANNKPETIINKSWTTMKGCQTLQDNNPIEKPVFVMEYQGQTISQNQVGQIETLSPQNLPVIEVTASQGVARSGPSTNHSRLTPLPQGTQAQVTGKEGEWLRLDYGAWIRENETRLLSIQAPPISNIRSVNSRFGDDATQIIFPLENPVPITIKQADDTFTLSLHNTIAQTDTIRLDDNPLIRRLDWYQVKPTQIDYVFRLKSSTQWGYDVRYEGNNLILTLNHGPRVLSVDNLQGVTILLDPGHGGDELGAVGPNGYPEKDINLVISKLVAKRLREKGAEVILTREDDRFVSLGDRMAMIDRIKPTLALSIHYNALPDGGDAINTKGIGMFWYHPQAHDLAIFLQDYLTTNLNRPSYGVFWNNLALTRPHTAPSLLLELGFMINPEEFEWIINPQAQEKLAGGVADGVAQWLSKTR, from the coding sequence ATGATTAAAAGTAATAAATTATTTAGTTTTTTAGGGCTAATGGTTTTAGGTATAACAATTCCTAATTATGTTGACAATATAATAAAACCCGTTCAGGCTCAAAGCCAACCCCTAAAAATTGTTTATCCGCCCCATAACCATCAAACCGTTGCCAGGTCAATATTTTTCATTGGCTCAGCGCCCCAGGGTGCTACAGTGTCGGTAAATGGAGAAAACATAGACACATCAACCCAAGGATTTTTTGCCCCAAGTTTCCCATTACAAATGGGGGAAAACACCTTTATTATTCGTTCTCAAAATCAAGAAATCAGAAAGGTAATTACCAGAAATGCCGATCAACCCAGTGAGGAGGATTTGAACAGTTTAGCCCCTAATTTAGTTTACCCTAGGGTTGACATTGCCCGATTAGCCGATGAATTGGTGTGCTTCGAGGCGATCGCCCCTAAAGATGCTCAAATATCGGTAAAACTAAGCCAAAATACCGTAAAACTAGAGCCTAACCCCAGTATTGTTAACCTTCCTCCCAATTCAGCAGTTTTAAACGCTAATAATAAACCAGAAACCATCATCAATAAATCATGGACAACCATGAAAGGATGTCAAACCCTCCAGGATAATAACCCAATCGAAAAACCCGTCTTTGTGATGGAATATCAAGGGCAAACCATTAGCCAAAATCAGGTGGGGCAAATTGAAACCCTTTCCCCCCAAAACTTGCCAGTAATAGAAGTTACCGCCTCCCAAGGGGTTGCTAGAAGCGGGCCTAGTACCAATCATTCTCGCCTTACACCCTTACCCCAAGGCACTCAAGCTCAAGTAACAGGTAAAGAAGGAGAATGGTTACGCCTTGATTATGGAGCATGGATTAGGGAAAATGAAACCCGCCTCTTATCCATTCAAGCCCCCCCCATCAGTAACATCCGCAGTGTTAATTCTCGTTTCGGTGATGATGCCACACAAATTATTTTCCCCTTAGAAAATCCCGTACCCATCACCATCAAACAAGCCGATGATACCTTTACCCTTTCTCTCCATAACACCATTGCCCAAACCGATACTATTCGCTTAGATGATAATCCCTTAATTCGTCGTCTCGACTGGTATCAAGTAAAACCTACCCAGATTGATTATGTATTTAGGCTTAAATCATCCACTCAGTGGGGTTATGATGTCCGTTATGAGGGTAATAATTTAATTTTAACCCTTAACCATGGTCCTAGGGTTTTATCGGTGGATAATTTACAGGGTGTTACCATTTTACTCGATCCTGGTCATGGGGGTGATGAATTGGGCGCAGTGGGGCCCAATGGTTATCCGGAAAAGGATATTAATCTTGTGATTTCTAAGTTAGTCGCTAAAAGGTTAAGGGAAAAGGGGGCGGAGGTGATTTTAACCAGGGAGGATGATAGGTTTGTTTCTCTGGGCGATCGTATGGCGATGATTGATAGAATAAAGCCTACCCTTGCCCTATCTATCCATTACAATGCTTTACCCGATGGGGGAGATGCGATTAATACAAAAGGCATCGGAATGTTTTGGTATCATCCCCAAGCCCATGATTTAGCGATTTTTTTGCAGGATTATTTAACTACTAATTTAAATCGTCCGTCTTATGGGGTTTTTTGGAATAATCTGGCGCTTACTCGCCCCCATACAGCCCCTAGTTTGTTGTTAGAGTTAGGTTTTATGATTAATCCCGAAGAATTTGAGTGGATTATTAACCCCCAAGCCCAAGAAAAATTGGCTGGTGGGGTTGCTGATGGGGTTGCCCAATGGTTATCAAAAACTAGGTAG
- the pds gene encoding 15-cis-phytoene desaturase, translating to MRVAIAGGGLAGLSCAKYLTDLGHQPILLESRDVLGGLVAAWKDEDGDWLETGLHAFFGAYPNMLQLMGELGILDRLQWKQHTLIFNQPEKPGTLSRFDVPDIPSPFNVITSILRNNDMLTWSQKIRFAIGLFPAIIRGQKYVEDMDKYSLIEWLRIQGIDERVNTDIFIAASKALTFINPDEVSATIILTALNKFLQERYGSKIAFLDGAPPERLCAPIVDYVTEKGGQVRTSSPLKRIVLNEDGSVKHFLIRGLNGAEDEIIEADAYVSAMSVDAMKLLMPEPWKEEPFFQQLEGLEGVPVINVQIWFDRKLTDVDQLLFSRSPLLSVYADMSVTTKEYYDPDRSMLELVLAPAQDWIGKSDEAIIEATMEELAKLFPEQIPHVAKVRKAKVLKTPRSVYKAIPGRQAYRPSQATPISNFFLSGSYTMQEYLGSMEGAVLSGKLTAQAIANKKVPVRKPSMAKGEPTFVG from the coding sequence ATGCGAGTAGCAATTGCAGGAGGAGGGTTAGCAGGTTTATCCTGCGCCAAATATTTAACCGATTTAGGACATCAACCTATTTTGTTAGAAAGTAGAGATGTATTAGGGGGTTTAGTAGCCGCTTGGAAAGATGAAGACGGAGACTGGTTAGAAACTGGTTTACACGCCTTTTTTGGGGCTTATCCCAATATGTTACAACTCATGGGAGAATTGGGGATTTTAGACCGCTTACAGTGGAAACAACACACCCTCATCTTTAACCAACCCGAAAAACCAGGCACCCTTTCCCGCTTTGATGTGCCTGATATTCCCTCTCCATTTAATGTAATTACTTCTATTCTGCGCAACAATGATATGTTGACTTGGAGTCAGAAGATTCGCTTTGCCATTGGTTTGTTTCCTGCCATTATCCGTGGTCAAAAATATGTAGAAGACATGGATAAATATAGCCTCATTGAATGGTTAAGGATTCAAGGCATTGATGAAAGGGTGAATACTGACATTTTTATTGCTGCTTCTAAGGCTCTTACTTTTATTAACCCTGATGAGGTATCCGCCACCATTATTCTCACGGCGTTAAACAAGTTTTTGCAAGAGCGTTATGGCTCAAAAATTGCTTTCTTGGATGGTGCGCCCCCAGAGCGTTTATGCGCTCCCATTGTGGATTATGTTACCGAAAAGGGTGGACAAGTGCGCACTAGCTCACCCTTAAAAAGAATTGTCTTAAATGAAGATGGCTCGGTTAAACATTTCCTGATTAGAGGGTTAAATGGTGCTGAGGATGAAATCATAGAAGCGGATGCTTATGTATCAGCTATGTCGGTGGATGCCATGAAATTATTGATGCCTGAGCCTTGGAAGGAAGAACCTTTTTTCCAACAACTAGAAGGGCTTGAGGGTGTACCTGTGATTAATGTGCAAATTTGGTTCGATCGCAAATTAACCGATGTAGATCAACTTTTATTCTCCCGCTCTCCTTTGCTCAGTGTTTATGCGGACATGAGTGTTACTACTAAAGAATATTATGACCCCGATCGCTCCATGTTGGAGTTAGTTCTTGCCCCTGCCCAAGATTGGATTGGTAAATCCGATGAGGCGATTATCGAGGCTACCATGGAGGAGTTAGCCAAACTTTTCCCCGAACAAATTCCCCACGTGGCCAAGGTACGTAAAGCGAAGGTATTAAAAACCCCCCGTTCGGTATATAAAGCCATTCCAGGCCGTCAGGCTTATCGCCCTAGTCAAGCTACTCCTATTTCTAATTTCTTCCTTTCGGGTAGTTATACCATGCAGGAATATTTAGGAAGTATGGAAGGGGCTGTTTTATCTGGTAAATTGACCGCTCAGGCGATCGCCAATAAAAAAGTACCTGTCAGAAAACCAAGTATGGCAAAAGGTGAACCTACCTTTGTAGGATAA